The nucleotide window TCCCGGCCGGCCTGGTGGTGATCCTCAGCGCCTTCGTGCTCACCGGCCTCTATGTGCGCAAGTCCAACCACGAGTTCGACACCGAGAACGCCGCCATCCTGGAGGAGCAAACCCCATGAAAGCCCTGATCTTCCTGCTGGCGCTCTGCCCCGCCCTGGCCCTGGCGGCCGGCAGCCTGGACGGCGAGGCCCAAACCCAGCCCCTCAACCTGCCGGCCATCGCCATGTTCGTGGTGTTCGTGGCCCTGACCCTGGCCATCACCTACTGGTCGGCCCGGCGCACCAAGACAGCGTCCGACTATTACGCGGCCGGCGGCGGCATCACCGGCTTCCAGAACGGCCTGGCCATCGCCGGCGACTACATGTCGGCGGCCTCCTTCCTGGGCATTTCCGGCCTGGTCTACCTGTCCGGCTTCGACGGCCTGATCTATTCCATCGGCTTCCTGGTGGGCTGGCCCATCATTTTGTTCCTGATCGCCGAGCGGCTCAGGAACCTGGGCCGCTACACCTTCGCCGACGTGGCCTCCTACCGCCTCGGCCAGAAGTCCATCCGCACCCTGGCCGCCAGCGGCTCGCTGGCGGTGGTGGCCCTCTACCTCATCGCCCAGATGGTCGGCTCCGGCAAGCTGATCCAGCTGCTGTTCGGCCTGCCCTACGAGGTGGCGGTGATGCTGGTGGGGGTGCTGATGGTGCTCTATGTGATGTTCGGCGGCATGCTGGCCACCACCTGGGTACAGCTGATCAAGGCGGTGCTGCTGCTGTGCGGCGCCACCTTCATGGCGGTAATGGTGCTGCTGCACGTGGGCTTTGATCCGGCCCTGCTGTTCGAGCAGGCGGTGGCCGTGCATCCCAAGGGCGAGGCCATCATGGCCCCGGGCGGCCTGGTGTCGGATCCGGTCTCGGCCATCTCCCTTGGCATCGCCCTGATGTTCGGCACCGCCGGCCTGCCCCACATCCTGATGCGCTTCTTCACCGTCAGCGATGCCAGGGAGGCCCGCAAGTCGGTGTTCTTCGCCACCGGCTTCATCGGCTACTTCTACATCCTCACCTTCATCATCGGTTTCGGCGCCATCGTGCTGGTCCATACCAACCCGGACTTCAAGGACGCCGCCGGCGCCCTGCTGGGCGGCAACAACATGGCCGCGGTGCACCTGTCCAAGGCGGTGGGCGGCGATCTCTTCTACGGTTTCATCGCCGCCGTGGCCTTTGCCACCATACTGGCGGTGGTGTCCGGGCTGACCCTGGCCGGTGCCTCGGCGGTGTCCCACGATCTCTACGCCAACGTCATTCGCAAGGGCCAGGCCGGGGAACGGGAGGAGATCAGGGTGTCCAGGTACGCCACCCTGGCGCTGGGGCTGGTGGCCATCGCCTTAGGGCTCCTGTTCGAGCAGCAGAACATCGCCTTCATGGTGGGCCTGGCCTTCGCCATCGCCGCCAGCACCAACTTCCCGGTGCTGCTGCTGTCCATGTACTGGTCCAGGCTCACCACCCGCGGCGCTCGTGTCGGTGGCTGGACCGGCCTGGTGACCGCCATCAGCCTGGTGATCCTGGGCCCCACCGTCTGGGAGGCCGTGCTGGGCTTCGAGCGGGCCATCTTCCCCTACCAGTACCCGGCCCTGTTCTCGGTCAGCGCCGCCTTTGCCGCCAGCTGGTACTTCAGCGTCACCGACCGCTCGGCGGCGGCCGCCGAAGAACGGGCGCTGTTCGTGCCCCAGTTCGTGCGCTCCCACACCGGCCTGGGGGCCGCCGGCGCCAGCCAGCACTGACCGGCGGCGCCAAGGGTGCCCATCTTGTTAACAAAGCCCGGACGTGGCCGGGCTTTTCTTATACCTTGGTCTAATGGCCCGGCCTGGGCCCGCTTTACATACTGGTGCCAACCACTTCTACAGGAAGGAAAGAATAATGACGCAGATCGCCCGCTACCCGGTCATGGACGCCATCGCCAAGGATGCCCGCATCACCCAGGATGAATACCAGCAGGCCTACCAGGCCTCGGTGCAGGATCCCGTTTCCTTCTGGGGCACCATCGGCAAGCGCATCGACTGGATCAGGCCCTACACCCGGGTCAAGAACACCTCCTTCGATCCCCATAACGTCTTCATCCGCTGGTACGAGGACGGCACCCTCAACGCCAGTGCCAACTGCCTGGACCGCCACCTTGCCGAGCGCGGCGAGCAGACGGCGCTGATCTGGGAAAGCGACGACGGCAGCGAGGTTCGCCACGTCAGCTACCAGGAGCTGCATGGCCTGGTGTGCCGCTTCGCCAACGTGCTCAAGCACCAGGGCATAGGCCGCGGCGACGTGGTGACCATCTACATGCCCATGGTGGTGGAGGCGGTGGTGGCCATGCTGGCCTGTGCCCGTATCGGCGCCGTCCACTCGGTGGTGTTCGGCGGCTTCTCCCCCGATGCCATCGCCGGGCGCATCATCGACGGCAAGGCCAGGCTGGTGATCACCGCCGACGAAGGCCTGCGCGGTGGCCGCAGCATCCCCCTCAAGACCAACGTGGACGAGGCCCTCACCCATCCCGACGTCAAGACGGTGGACAAGGTTTTGGTGCTGCGCCGCACCGGCGGCGACATCCCCTGGCACGAGCACCGGGATCTGTGGTGGCACGACGCCATGGCCAAGGCAAGCGAGCATTGCCCGCCAGAGGAGATGGACGCCGAAGACCCCTTATTTATCCTTTACACTTCAGGCTCCACCGGCAAGCCCAAGGGCGTGCTGCACACCACCGGCGGCTACCTGGTTTACGCCTCCTACACACACGAGCTGGTGTTCGACTACCAGCCCGGCGAGGTCTACTGGTGCACCGCCGACATTGGCTGGATCACCGGCCATTCCTACCTGGTCTACGGCCCCCTGGCCAACGGCGCCACCTGCCTGATCCACGAAGGGGTGCCCAACTGGCCCAGCCCGGCCCGCCTGGGGGAGATAGTCGACCGCCACCAGGTGGCCATCCTCTACACGGCGCCGACCCTGATCCGCGCCCTGATGGCCCAGGGCCCCCAGCATTTCGATAACTTCGACGGCGCCAGCCTGCGCATCCTAGGTACCGTCGGCGAGCCCATCAATCCCGAGGCCTGGCGCTGGTACCACGAGGTGATCGGCAAGGGCCGCTGTCCCATAGTGGACACCTGGTGGCAGACCGAGACCGGCGGCATCATGATTGCGCCCCTGCCCGGCGCCATCGACGCCAAGCCCGGCTCTGCTACCCTGCCCTTCATGGGCGTGCAGCCCGCCCTGGTGGACAACCTGGGCCAGCCGGTCGAGGGCGAAGGCAACCTGGTGATCAGCGATTCCTGGCCGGGCCAGATGCGCACCGTCTACGGCGACCACGAGCGTTTCGTGCAGACCTACTTCTCCACCTTCCCCGGCCACTACTTCACCGGCGACGGCGCCCGCCAGGACGAGGACGGCTACTTCTGGATCACCGGCCGGGTCGACGACGTCATCAACGTCTCCGGGCACCGCCTGGGCACGGCGGAGATAGAGTCGGCCCTGGTGGCCCACCCCGAGGTGGCCGAGGCGGCCGTGGTCGGGTATCCACACGAGATCAAGGGCCAGGGGATCTACGCCTATGTCACCCTCAACCAGGGCGTGGCGGCCAGCGAGGAGCTGCGCCAGGCCCTGCGGCAATGGGTGCGAGCCGAGATCGGCGCCCTGGCCAGCCCGGATCTGATCCAATGGGCCCCGTCCCTGCCCAAGACCCGCTCCGGCAAGATCATGCGCCGCTTCCTGCGCAAGATCGCCGCCAACGAATGCGAGGCCCTGGGCGACACCACCACCCTGGCCGACCCCGGCGTCATCGACTCCCTGGTGACAAGCCGTCTCAACCAGTAGCGCACCCCCTTGCCCGCCGCACCGGCGGGCTTTTTTGTGCATTAAAAAAGCCGCCCTTGAGCGGCTTGTTCCCTTCTGGTGCCGCTTAGAAGCTGTACTTGGCGGCAAACTGCAGCCGGTTCAGGTTGCCCCTGGCGCCGTTTTCCAGCTGGCGTTGGCCGAGCAGATATTCGACCCCGAATGAAAGCGCCTTGACCGGGGAATAGAACAGATTGGCATGGAGGGAGTGCAGGCGGCGGGTGATGGCGTCATCCACCAGATGGGGCTCTTGGTCCGCTCGCAGTGCCGACAGCACCAGGCTGGAACGCCACTGGTCGTTCCACCAATGTCGGTAGGAGATAAAGCCGGAGATGGTCTTGAGGGTCTTAAGCTCGCCGTCGGCGCTCACCAGGGCATCGGCCACGGCGTTAAGGGCCACGTAGCGGCCCAGGCCGTCGCCATGGGTGGCCATGAAGCTGAGGTCGTCCCGTGCGCCGAGCTGCAAGCGCCCGGCCAGGCTGAGGCCATAGCCGAAGGCGCTGTCCTCTAGGCCTGGCTCGTCGGCCCGCAGCTGGCGGCCGATGGCGGCCAGGCTAAGGTGGCCGCCGTCGAAATGGTGATCGTAGCGGGCCACCATGTCCGGCAGCAGGCCGTCGTCCAGGTCCAGCTTGCCGGCCTCGCCATGGGGCGTGACCACGGTCTCCGGGTTCTCCAGGGCAAACTGCCAGCTGCCGAAACGATAACGCACCTGTACCTGGCGCTGGAAGACGGTGCCCTCGGCCGGTCCCAGGAAATCCACCGACTCCGGCAGCACGGCCGTGTCCTGGAAGGTGGTAAAGGTCTGGCCGAACAGCCAGTCGTCGAAGGTGAAGTAGGCATGGCGCAGCCTGGGGGTGTAAGAGTTGGATACCATTTCGTTGCCATTGGGCGTGCCCAGGAAGTCCATCTCCAGGCGGGTGCCGAGGCGGTGCCGGCCGAGGTCGCTGCGGCTGGCCAGCACCAGCCGGGTTTCCCGGGCCGAGAAGTCCAGGGCCTTGCCGCTGTCGCACTCGTCGCAGACCGGTATGGTGCCGGCCACGTAGAACTGGCGGCCGATGCTGCCGGAAGGGAGCTTGCCGTCGCTGTAATGGCTGTAGAAGAGGGAGGCCTTGGCAAAGCCGCCGAAGCTGACCTGGGTCTGGCCGTCGTCCATCAGGGTGATGGCGCCCTGGCACGGCAGGCCCAGGGTCGCGGCCACCAGGCCGGCAAGTGGGTATCTCATGGGGTTTCCTTCCTGTTGTCATGGACGGGCACGGGAAGGAAAAGACGCCTTCCGGCACCACTGGCATTCACTATGCCCGTGGCGCCGGGGTGGACCCATTAGTCTTTGGTCGTAGGGGTGATGGTGTCCAGGGTGAGCATGGGCGAGGCATCGAGATCGTCGGCGTTCATCATGCTGGCCACCCGCTGCAACGAGCTGAGGATCAGCGACTGCTCCCACTCCTCCAGGGACTCGAAGCGGGTGATGAAGGCCTGCTGCAATGGTGCCGGGGCCTTGGCCAACAGCTCCCGGCCGGCATCGGTGAGATCCAGCATCACCTTGCGCTTGTCCAGGGTGGATCTTTCCCGGATCACCAGGCCCCTGGCCTCCAGGCGGTCGATGATGCTGGTGACCGTGGCCTGGGACAGGTTGACGATGCGGGCGATGTTGCGGGTGGTGTCGCCGGGCTGGCCGTCGATGGCCCGCATCAGCAGCAGCTGGGGACCGGTCAGGGACGAGGTCTTGTTGAGCTTCTTCGAGTGCAAATCAATGGCACGGATGATCTGGCGCAACGCCGTCAGCACTTCGTCCACGCGTTTCATGGGCACTTTTTCCATGGGGATGAAAAGATTAGCGCTATTTTAGACGGAAGCGGCCGGTAAACAAGCAAAGTCTTCGTCCCCCATTGCAGGGGCAATTGGCCCCGATCCATAATATTCGCGCACGAATAATAATCCTTGGAGAGAATCATGAAACGAGCGAGCATCGCCCTTGCCGTCGGCCTGGCCATGACGGCCCCCCAGGCCCTGGCAGAGGTGGACGTTGGCGGCGCCTTCCGGGTCAACTATGCCTGGAAGGACTACGACGACAAGAACAAGGACAAGGGCGGCGAATGGGACATCGAGCTGTTTCGCATCGATGTCAACGGCAGCCATGAAGACTGGTTCTATTCCGCCCAGTATCGCTGGTACCAGGATTTCGAGGCCATCCACCACGCCTATGTGGGCTACAACTTCGACGAGAACCGCGCCATCAAGGCCGGCGTCACCCTGGTGCCCTTCGGGATCCTGCCGGTGGTCTCCCACAGCTTCTGGTTCGGCGGCGGTTACTACCTGGGCATGGAAGACGACTATGACACCGGCGTCGTCTACCAGCACAAGAGCGGCGACTGGCTGTTCCACGCCGGCTACTTCCACAACGCCGAATACGACAATGGCGACCGCTTCGACCGCTATTCCTTCGATCTGGCCGCCGTCGACGGCGAGCGCGCCGACGAAAACAACCAGCTCAACCTGCGTGCCGCCAGGACCATGCCGCTGGCCGGCGGCAAGCTGGATCTGGGCGTCTCCCTGGAAGCGGGCCGCCTCTACCTGAACGAGCAGCAAAAGCACGAGGGCCGCTGGCAGGCCGCCCTCCACGGCGACTGGAACAACGACGCCGGCTGGAATGTACAGCTCCAGTACGCCCGCCAGGAGTACGACACCAACACCGATACCGTGACCCTGTCCGCCTTCCAGTTCCCCTTCGAGGTGGCATCCGAGATGGATGTGGTGAGCTTCAACGTCGCCAAGACCTTCAAGGTGGGCAACGCCTTTGCCGACAGCATCACCTGCTACAACGATCACACCCAGATGCTGGCCGACGGCAGCGGCAACGACGACTCCATCCAGAACGTCACCGGCTGCCTGGTCGCCAAGGGCGGCCTCTACACCTATGTCGACTGGATCGCCGGCAAGAACATGTGGTTCGCCGGCGGTAACGGCGTCGGCCTGGAAGCACCGGGCAACGACGGCTGGCATTCCCGCCTCAACATCAACATCGGCTTCTATTTCTGATTTTGACTTGACAGGGCACCGCCGGTCGGGCTTAGCTGAAAGGGAATTCCAAGGAGAACCTGATGAATCCGCTGCTGCGCAACACCACCACCACCATTACCGGTACCACGCTGTGGTCCCGGGGGTGGCGCGTGCGCTAGCGAAACATCAGTTTCCAACAGCCAAAGGCCCGCTCCCCCAAAGGAGCGGGCCTTTTTTATGGAGTAAATGCGATGAAAGTGATGAAGTTTGGCGGCTCTTCCCTGGCCGACGCGTCCCGCTTCTGCCAGGTGGCCGAGCTGGTCGGTACCGCCCTGGCCACCGGCCCGGTGGCCCTGGTGCTGTCGGCGCCGGCCGGCACCACGGACGCCCTCTTTGCCCTGGTCGAGGGCAGGCTTGAAGCCACCGAACTGACGAGCCGCTTTCATCGCTGGACGGCCGACCTTGCCGAGGCAGAGCCGGGCCTCGACGCCGAGGCGCTGCACCGCCAGGTACAGCCGTTGGTGGCCAGCCTGGAGCGCCTCCACGAGGGTTGCCGGCTGCTGGGGCAGCGCCCCGAGTCGGTGGTGGCCGAGCTGGTCAGTCTGGGCGAGCGGCTGTCCATCGCCCTGATGGAAGCCCTGCTCAAGGCCCGTGGCCACCAGCCGCTGCTGCTGGATCCCCGCCAACTGCTGCCCGCCAGGGGCCCTGTGCTGGACGGCCAGGTGGACACGGAGCTGGCCGCGGCCCGTGTGGCCGGGCTGCCCAGGGACGGTCTGCTGCTGATGCCCGGTTACCTGGCCGGCGATGCCGAAGGCGGCGCCATGCTGCTGGGGCGCAACGGCTCCGATTATTCGGCGGCGCTGCTGGCCGCCGCCCTGCCCGCCCGGGAGCTGGAGATCTGGACCGACGTGGACGGCGTCTACCAGGCCGATCCCAGGCGGGTGCCGGGCGCCCGGCGACTGCACAGCCTTTCCTATGCCGAAGCCCTGGAGCTGTGCTATTTCGGCGCCAAGGTGCTGCACCCCAAGACCCTGGGCCCGGTAAGCAGAAAAGGCATCCCGGTGCGCATCAAGCAGACCGACAGGCCCGCCGAGCCCGGCACCCTGATCGGTGACGCCGGCCAGGAGCCCAGCGCCGTCAAGGCCCTGTCCGATCTCGAGTCCATGGTGATGATCAGCGTCAGCGGCCCCGGCATGCAGGGCATGGTGGGCATGGCTGGCCGCATCTTCACCGCCGTGCAGCGGGCCGGGGTGTCCATCGTGCTGATCACCCAATCCTCCAGCGAGTACAGCATCTCCTTCTGCGTCCATGCCGCGGACGGCGCCGCCTGCCGCCAGGCCCTGGTCCAGGAATTCAACCTGGAGCTGGCCCAGGGACTGCTGGATCCCATAGAGCTGCTGGAGCAGCTGGCCATCATCACCCTGGTCGGCGACGGCATGCGCCATTCCATCGGCGTGGCCGGCCGTTTCTTCTCGGCCCTGGCCCGCACCGGCATCAACGTGGTGGCCATAGCCCAGGGCTCGTCGGAGCGCTCCATCTCCGCCGTGGTGCCCGGCGCCAAGGTCAACGAAGGACTGCGCGCCAGCCATCAGGCCTTCTTCGACAGCCAGCAGCGCATCGACCTGGTGTTGCTGGGCGTGGGGGGCGTCGGCAGTGCCCTGCTGGCGCAGATCCGGCGCCAGCAGGCCGCCCTGGCCGAGCGGCAGATCCGCCTCAATGTGCTGGCCCTTGGCAACAGCAGGCAGATGCTGCTGGCCCCCCAGGGGGTGGATCTCGACCATTGGCAGGCGCAGCTGGCCGGCAGCAGCCAGGGCTTTGATCTCGATGCCCTCAAGGCCCTGGTGCGCGAGCATCACCTGATCAACCCGGTCATCGCCGACTGCACCGCAAGCGAGCAGGTGGCGGCCCGCTATGGCGACTTCCTGGCGGCGGGCTTCCACGTGGTCACCCCCAACAAGCGCGCCAATACCGGCGATCTGGCCTACTACCGGCAGCTCAAGTCGCTGTGCATCAGGCACAAGCGCAAGTACCTGTACGAGACCACTGTCGGTGCCGGCCTGCCGGTGATCGAAAACCTGCAGAACCTGCTGGCCGCCGGCGACCGGCTGCGCTGCTTCGAAGGCATCCTGTCCGGCTCCCTGTCCTACATCTGCGGCAAGCTTGAGGACGGCCTGCCCCTGTCCGAGGCGACCCTGATGGCCAAGGAGCTGGGCTACACCGAGCCGGATCCCCGGGAGGATCTCAGCGGCCTGGACGTGGCCAGGAAGCTGTTGATCCTGGCCAGGGAGGCAGGCCTCATGCTCAACATGGACGACATCGAGGTGGAGCCGCTGCTGCCGGCTAATGCCTGCCGGGGCAGCCTGGCCCAGTTCGTGGACGCCCTGCCCCGGTGGGACGCCCATTTCCACGGCCTCATCTGGCAGGCCCAGAGCCAAGGCAAGGTGCTGCGCTACGTGGGCAGCATCGAGGACGGCCGCTGCAAGGTGGGCCTCAGGGCGGTGGCCAAGGACTCGCCCCTGGCCACGGTCCGCGACGGCGAAAACGCCCTGGCCTTTCACAGCGACTACTACAGCCCGGTGCCCCTGGTACTGCGCGGCTATGGCGCCGGCAACGAGGTCACCGCCGCCGGCGTCTTCGCCGATCTGCTGCGTACCCTCAACTGGCACCGGGAGGGCTGAGCATGTCCGTCTGCATCTATGCCCCCGCCTCCAGCGCCAACCTCAGCGTCGGTTTCGATCTGCTGGGCCTGGCCCTGAAGCCCCTGGACGGCAGCCTGCTCGGTGATTGGGTCCAGGCCGAGTTCAGCGCCACGCCGAGCCTGGCCTGCTGTGGCCCCTTCGCCAAGGATCTGCCCGGGGACAAT belongs to Gallaecimonas sp. GXIMD4217 and includes:
- a CDS encoding cation acetate symporter, coding for MKALIFLLALCPALALAAGSLDGEAQTQPLNLPAIAMFVVFVALTLAITYWSARRTKTASDYYAAGGGITGFQNGLAIAGDYMSAASFLGISGLVYLSGFDGLIYSIGFLVGWPIILFLIAERLRNLGRYTFADVASYRLGQKSIRTLAASGSLAVVALYLIAQMVGSGKLIQLLFGLPYEVAVMLVGVLMVLYVMFGGMLATTWVQLIKAVLLLCGATFMAVMVLLHVGFDPALLFEQAVAVHPKGEAIMAPGGLVSDPVSAISLGIALMFGTAGLPHILMRFFTVSDAREARKSVFFATGFIGYFYILTFIIGFGAIVLVHTNPDFKDAAGALLGGNNMAAVHLSKAVGGDLFYGFIAAVAFATILAVVSGLTLAGASAVSHDLYANVIRKGQAGEREEIRVSRYATLALGLVAIALGLLFEQQNIAFMVGLAFAIAASTNFPVLLLSMYWSRLTTRGARVGGWTGLVTAISLVILGPTVWEAVLGFERAIFPYQYPALFSVSAAFAASWYFSVTDRSAAAAEERALFVPQFVRSHTGLGAAGASQH
- the acs gene encoding acetate--CoA ligase, whose protein sequence is MTQIARYPVMDAIAKDARITQDEYQQAYQASVQDPVSFWGTIGKRIDWIRPYTRVKNTSFDPHNVFIRWYEDGTLNASANCLDRHLAERGEQTALIWESDDGSEVRHVSYQELHGLVCRFANVLKHQGIGRGDVVTIYMPMVVEAVVAMLACARIGAVHSVVFGGFSPDAIAGRIIDGKARLVITADEGLRGGRSIPLKTNVDEALTHPDVKTVDKVLVLRRTGGDIPWHEHRDLWWHDAMAKASEHCPPEEMDAEDPLFILYTSGSTGKPKGVLHTTGGYLVYASYTHELVFDYQPGEVYWCTADIGWITGHSYLVYGPLANGATCLIHEGVPNWPSPARLGEIVDRHQVAILYTAPTLIRALMAQGPQHFDNFDGASLRILGTVGEPINPEAWRWYHEVIGKGRCPIVDTWWQTETGGIMIAPLPGAIDAKPGSATLPFMGVQPALVDNLGQPVEGEGNLVISDSWPGQMRTVYGDHERFVQTYFSTFPGHYFTGDGARQDEDGYFWITGRVDDVINVSGHRLGTAEIESALVAHPEVAEAAVVGYPHEIKGQGIYAYVTLNQGVAASEELRQALRQWVRAEIGALASPDLIQWAPSLPKTRSGKIMRRFLRKIAANECEALGDTTTLADPGVIDSLVTSRLNQ
- a CDS encoding DcaP family trimeric outer membrane transporter; translated protein: MRYPLAGLVAATLGLPCQGAITLMDDGQTQVSFGGFAKASLFYSHYSDGKLPSGSIGRQFYVAGTIPVCDECDSGKALDFSARETRLVLASRSDLGRHRLGTRLEMDFLGTPNGNEMVSNSYTPRLRHAYFTFDDWLFGQTFTTFQDTAVLPESVDFLGPAEGTVFQRQVQVRYRFGSWQFALENPETVVTPHGEAGKLDLDDGLLPDMVARYDHHFDGGHLSLAAIGRQLRADEPGLEDSAFGYGLSLAGRLQLGARDDLSFMATHGDGLGRYVALNAVADALVSADGELKTLKTISGFISYRHWWNDQWRSSLVLSALRADQEPHLVDDAITRRLHSLHANLFYSPVKALSFGVEYLLGQRQLENGARGNLNRLQFAAKYSF
- a CDS encoding MarR family transcriptional regulator, translating into MKRVDEVLTALRQIIRAIDLHSKKLNKTSSLTGPQLLLMRAIDGQPGDTTRNIARIVNLSQATVTSIIDRLEARGLVIRERSTLDKRKVMLDLTDAGRELLAKAPAPLQQAFITRFESLEEWEQSLILSSLQRVASMMNADDLDASPMLTLDTITPTTKD
- the thrA gene encoding bifunctional aspartate kinase/homoserine dehydrogenase I: MKVMKFGGSSLADASRFCQVAELVGTALATGPVALVLSAPAGTTDALFALVEGRLEATELTSRFHRWTADLAEAEPGLDAEALHRQVQPLVASLERLHEGCRLLGQRPESVVAELVSLGERLSIALMEALLKARGHQPLLLDPRQLLPARGPVLDGQVDTELAAARVAGLPRDGLLLMPGYLAGDAEGGAMLLGRNGSDYSAALLAAALPARELEIWTDVDGVYQADPRRVPGARRLHSLSYAEALELCYFGAKVLHPKTLGPVSRKGIPVRIKQTDRPAEPGTLIGDAGQEPSAVKALSDLESMVMISVSGPGMQGMVGMAGRIFTAVQRAGVSIVLITQSSSEYSISFCVHAADGAACRQALVQEFNLELAQGLLDPIELLEQLAIITLVGDGMRHSIGVAGRFFSALARTGINVVAIAQGSSERSISAVVPGAKVNEGLRASHQAFFDSQQRIDLVLLGVGGVGSALLAQIRRQQAALAERQIRLNVLALGNSRQMLLAPQGVDLDHWQAQLAGSSQGFDLDALKALVREHHLINPVIADCTASEQVAARYGDFLAAGFHVVTPNKRANTGDLAYYRQLKSLCIRHKRKYLYETTVGAGLPVIENLQNLLAAGDRLRCFEGILSGSLSYICGKLEDGLPLSEATLMAKELGYTEPDPREDLSGLDVARKLLILAREAGLMLNMDDIEVEPLLPANACRGSLAQFVDALPRWDAHFHGLIWQAQSQGKVLRYVGSIEDGRCKVGLRAVAKDSPLATVRDGENALAFHSDYYSPVPLVLRGYGAGNEVTAAGVFADLLRTLNWHREG